The Halomicronema hongdechloris C2206 genome includes a window with the following:
- a CDS encoding hybrid sensor histidine kinase/response regulator, which yields MVIIASTALSYLYIWSLLENLTKKKLNQYIVERTKREETLFELAQDNIELVKQVCIRQLNMTSAEDYSEQYNELFVEYPDGVTRNRPKYPYDQYAALFLDDDTEVTPDVQRRAVITFDLATHYGRAWNNRFPNLYFLAPENFSMGYWPTFNWPAEATPDVDETEEEYFYLSTPAYNPQRETVWTGVYIDPVAREWLVSVISPIYIDDQHVLTVGQDVPLDDLISRTINQTLEGTYNIIFRGDGRLIAHPDFKEEIIQSEGQLTLSEAGDENLEEIFRLIKAKDNLPLVINNKSGHEFLAVTRITGPGWYFVTVFPKSILSKQASNIAAFVLILGITVLVLELIILFRVLNRDIALPLRRLITATSQIAADNLDVDIDDSKSNELGRLATSFKEMAEKLKSSFKALEDINSELEVRVEERTKELQTAKEEADSANRAKSKFIANISHELRTPLNAILGMTEGLQERAFGEVDEQQLEALQTIENSGNHLLELINDILDIAKIESGRMELRYAPVSIAHLCQVSVGFVKHAVLKKHIQLETRLSSNLPDLLVDEHRIRQVLINLLNNAFKFTPEGGRITLTAEHLQQEVFDSGDIDYSRGHFLRISVIDSGIGIAPEDLGKIFQPFIQIDSALNRRYTGTGLGLALIKRIVELHGGKVGVTSQLGVGSCFTIDLPCTKPMMSAQSYNYVDVTDIASSQSYENASPLILMVEDEETSTSSVLDYLETRGYRVVATGNNYQTIAEIARIENPDLVLIDIQVLRPDKLERIRQLRYELDLGDMPIVVLAPKPTSETDDRYLAVGVDEYLIKPVKMKQLTLMIERLLGLSE from the coding sequence TTGGTAATTATCGCGTCTACGGCGCTTAGTTATTTATATATATGGTCTCTTTTAGAAAATCTGACGAAGAAGAAGCTGAACCAATATATTGTTGAGCGAACGAAACGAGAAGAAACTCTGTTCGAACTAGCCCAGGATAATATTGAGCTGGTTAAGCAGGTTTGTATTCGCCAACTTAATATGACATCAGCAGAAGACTATTCAGAACAGTACAATGAACTATTTGTGGAATACCCAGATGGAGTAACCCGTAATCGTCCTAAGTATCCCTACGATCAATATGCTGCGCTTTTTCTAGATGATGATACTGAGGTAACCCCAGATGTTCAACGTCGGGCTGTCATCACCTTTGATCTTGCCACCCATTATGGTCGAGCCTGGAACAACCGATTTCCGAATCTCTATTTTTTAGCACCGGAAAACTTTTCGATGGGGTATTGGCCAACCTTTAATTGGCCAGCGGAAGCGACTCCAGATGTAGATGAAACTGAGGAAGAGTACTTTTATCTATCGACGCCTGCCTATAACCCGCAACGAGAAACAGTATGGACTGGTGTGTACATTGATCCCGTTGCTAGAGAGTGGCTTGTTTCAGTCATATCGCCCATCTATATTGATGACCAGCATGTCTTAACGGTTGGTCAGGATGTCCCTCTAGATGACTTGATTTCACGAACTATCAATCAAACCCTGGAAGGCACATATAACATTATCTTTCGTGGTGATGGTCGTTTAATAGCACACCCTGACTTTAAGGAGGAAATTATTCAAAGTGAGGGGCAGTTAACCTTATCAGAAGCCGGAGATGAAAACCTAGAAGAAATATTTAGGTTGATCAAGGCTAAGGATAACTTGCCCTTAGTTATTAATAATAAATCAGGTCACGAGTTCTTAGCTGTAACTAGAATTACTGGGCCAGGCTGGTATTTTGTCACCGTATTCCCAAAATCTATCTTATCGAAGCAAGCATCTAATATTGCTGCTTTTGTGTTAATACTGGGAATTACAGTATTGGTGTTAGAACTTATTATTCTATTTCGAGTACTTAACCGAGATATTGCCTTGCCTCTGAGAAGGTTGATAACAGCCACCTCTCAGATCGCAGCTGATAACCTTGATGTTGACATTGATGATTCAAAGTCTAATGAGTTAGGGCGATTGGCAACTTCGTTTAAGGAAATGGCTGAAAAGTTAAAATCTTCCTTTAAGGCACTAGAGGATATTAACTCAGAGCTAGAGGTTCGAGTCGAAGAGCGAACCAAGGAGTTGCAAACAGCTAAAGAAGAGGCGGATAGCGCTAATCGTGCTAAGAGCAAGTTTATTGCCAATATTAGTCACGAACTACGGACTCCCCTAAATGCTATTTTGGGCATGACTGAAGGGTTGCAAGAAAGAGCCTTTGGCGAAGTCGATGAACAACAGCTAGAAGCATTACAAACTATTGAGAACAGTGGCAATCATCTCTTAGAATTAATTAATGATATTTTAGATATTGCGAAAATTGAATCGGGGCGGATGGAGCTTCGTTACGCGCCGGTATCCATCGCTCATCTCTGTCAAGTAAGTGTTGGTTTTGTTAAGCATGCCGTGCTTAAAAAGCACATTCAATTAGAGACCAGGCTTTCCTCTAATTTGCCTGACTTGTTGGTTGACGAACATCGGATCAGACAGGTCTTGATCAACTTATTGAATAATGCCTTTAAGTTTACCCCTGAAGGTGGCCGCATTACTCTGACAGCTGAACATCTTCAGCAGGAAGTCTTTGACTCAGGTGATATCGATTATTCGAGGGGTCATTTTTTACGAATTTCAGTTATCGATTCAGGTATTGGCATTGCCCCAGAAGATTTAGGAAAAATATTTCAACCCTTTATCCAAATTGACAGTGCTCTTAATCGTCGATATACAGGCACAGGTTTAGGATTGGCTTTGATTAAGCGTATCGTTGAGCTTCATGGTGGCAAGGTAGGCGTTACTAGCCAGTTGGGAGTTGGGAGCTGCTTTACCATTGATTTGCCTTGTACTAAGCCAATGATGTCTGCTCAATCTTATAACTATGTCGATGTTACTGATATTGCCTCTAGTCAATCCTATGAAAATGCCTCTCCTTTGATTTTAATGGTAGAAGATGAGGAGACTAGTACAAGTTCTGTCTTAGATTATCTAGAGACTAGAGGCTATCGAGTTGTGGCCACAGGAAACAACTATCAAACCATTGCCGAAATAGCCCGAATTGAAAACCCAGATCTAGTCTTGATAGACATTCAAGTATTAAGACCAGATAAACTAGAAAGGATCCGTCAACTTCGTTACGAGCTCGACCTAGGTGATATGCCTATTGTTGTTCTCGCCCCTAAACCTACATCAGAAACTGATGATCGTTACCTCGCTGTAGGGGTCGATGAATATCTGATCAAGCCAGTGAAGATGAAACAGTTGACACTCATGATTGAACGGCTCCTTGGCCTAAGCGAGTGA
- a CDS encoding ChaN family lipoprotein encodes MNGTMNRLGSWRLGWAMLGSAVLMMTAVACSAEEAPLVIEVEPSRVSTEALHPLLGANVVYLGEQHDRAADHVTQLAIIQGLYREEPNLAIALEMFQRPFQPVIDRYLAGDISESELRAQTEYDQRWGFPWQYYAPILRFAKDNQLPVLALNAPSEVVSQVADAGLDSLTPEDFRYLPPRRDIDTGNSDYQAIVRDSFAGHGSHGDFNFDNFFAAQVTWDETMAETIANFWRDSPDTTVVVLAGSTHIIYGYGIPDRVARRLGDSLQQTTVLLNFPQPKPSNAADAIADVLWYSD; translated from the coding sequence ATGAATGGCACGATGAATCGGTTAGGTAGCTGGCGGCTGGGCTGGGCAATGCTGGGCAGCGCTGTCTTGATGATGACCGCGGTAGCATGCTCGGCTGAAGAGGCGCCCTTGGTCATAGAAGTAGAGCCGTCCAGGGTGTCGACAGAAGCCTTGCATCCCTTGCTTGGAGCCAATGTAGTGTACCTAGGGGAACAGCATGATCGGGCTGCTGATCACGTGACTCAATTGGCCATTATTCAAGGGCTGTATCGGGAAGAGCCCAACCTTGCGATCGCATTGGAGATGTTTCAGCGTCCCTTTCAACCCGTGATCGATCGCTACCTCGCAGGAGATATCTCAGAATCCGAGTTACGGGCCCAAACCGAGTATGACCAGCGTTGGGGCTTTCCTTGGCAGTATTACGCCCCCATTCTGCGGTTCGCCAAGGATAACCAGCTGCCGGTGCTGGCCTTGAATGCCCCTAGTGAAGTCGTTAGCCAGGTGGCTGACGCCGGACTCGATAGTCTGACCCCAGAAGACTTTCGCTATCTGCCTCCCCGCCGCGACATCGACACCGGCAATAGCGACTACCAAGCGATTGTGCGAGATAGCTTCGCAGGCCACGGCAGCCATGGCGACTTTAACTTCGACAATTTCTTCGCCGCCCAGGTGACCTGGGATGAGACCATGGCCGAGACCATCGCTAATTTCTGGCGAGACTCTCCTGACACAACAGTGGTGGTGCTGGCCGGTAGCACTCATATCATTTACGGCTATGGCATTCCCGATCGGGTGGCCCGACGGCTGGGGGATTCCCTGCAACAAACGACAGTGCTGCTAAATTTTCCCCAGCCGAAGCCATCTAATGCCGCCGACGCCATCGCCGATGTTCTCTGGTATAGCGACTGA
- a CDS encoding pentapeptide repeat-containing protein produces MAQLTPSDVLTRVRAGQSLTQGELSGLDLSGACLDGGDFSAAYLRRTRLANVSGRGTNLSEATLILADLSGSCLADSQLNRAVLTQACLERVNFRRAQATAVRLYGSRLDQADGSYAHLERADLRQVSGPQARFKDANLVEARFDGANLSQSCFEGATLSRSTWQQATLSGISLAAADLSQANLTAAILMGANLSEARALGACFQEADLTAAVLEQAQLDWIDGWNAVLVSADLRGASLYHGNLEFANLSQANLSDADLREANLENAQLDGVSLTGCRVAGALFTDATGLSAQQKQWLRRQGALNVA; encoded by the coding sequence ATGGCTCAACTCACCCCATCTGATGTTCTGACTCGAGTCAGAGCTGGTCAATCCCTAACGCAGGGGGAACTCAGCGGTCTCGACCTCAGTGGTGCTTGCCTGGATGGCGGCGATTTCTCAGCTGCCTACCTGCGCCGAACCCGTCTCGCCAACGTCTCTGGCCGGGGGACAAATCTCTCTGAGGCAACTCTAATTCTGGCTGACTTATCAGGAAGTTGCCTGGCTGATAGTCAGCTGAACCGTGCCGTCTTAACCCAGGCTTGCCTAGAGAGGGTCAATTTCCGCAGAGCTCAAGCCACAGCCGTACGGCTCTACGGTAGTCGTTTGGATCAGGCTGACGGCTCCTATGCCCATCTGGAACGCGCAGATCTGCGGCAAGTCAGCGGACCGCAGGCTCGATTTAAGGATGCCAATTTAGTCGAGGCCCGCTTTGATGGCGCTAACTTGAGTCAGTCCTGTTTTGAGGGGGCAACTCTGAGCCGCTCCACATGGCAACAGGCCACCCTATCGGGGATTTCCCTGGCGGCAGCAGATCTAAGCCAGGCCAACCTAACAGCAGCCATTTTGATGGGGGCTAATCTCTCGGAAGCCCGGGCCCTGGGAGCCTGTTTCCAAGAAGCTGACCTCACTGCTGCCGTCTTAGAGCAGGCCCAGCTGGATTGGATCGACGGTTGGAATGCCGTGCTGGTCAGTGCCGATCTGCGGGGGGCCTCGCTGTATCACGGGAATCTGGAATTTGCTAATCTCAGCCAGGCCAACCTCAGTGATGCCGATCTGCGGGAGGCCAATCTGGAAAATGCCCAACTCGATGGTGTTTCCTTGACAGGATGCCGAGTGGCGGGAGCGCTATTCACCGATGCCACCGGCTTGTCTGCCCAGCAAAAGCAGTGGCTGCGGCGCCAGGGAGCCCTCAACGTGGCGTGA
- a CDS encoding class I SAM-dependent methyltransferase encodes MALQSNQRAKLDESDDQLFYSTPRLVTHVDEGFITQLMDLYRQRLRPHSRILDLMSSWVSHLPQEMAFEWVEGHGLNAEELQQNPQLDHYFVQNLNETPHLPLADTSFDAVLNAVSVQYLQYPEQVFAQMYRVLRPGGVAIVSFSNRMFYQKAIAAWRENSEAGRVELVKRYFNSVPGFGTPDVIARPANLPMFLQLMGFPSTDPFYAVVAERLESSA; translated from the coding sequence ATGGCCTTGCAATCCAACCAGCGTGCGAAACTCGATGAGTCTGATGATCAATTGTTTTATAGCACCCCCCGTTTGGTCACCCATGTGGATGAGGGGTTTATCACGCAGCTGATGGATCTCTATCGCCAACGCCTGCGGCCCCACAGCCGTATTCTCGACTTGATGAGCAGCTGGGTGTCTCACTTACCGCAGGAGATGGCTTTCGAGTGGGTGGAGGGCCACGGTCTCAACGCCGAAGAGTTGCAGCAGAATCCCCAGCTGGATCATTATTTTGTCCAGAATCTGAATGAGACCCCCCACCTGCCCTTGGCAGACACCTCCTTTGATGCGGTGCTGAATGCGGTATCGGTGCAATATTTGCAGTATCCCGAGCAGGTATTTGCCCAGATGTATCGAGTGCTGAGGCCAGGCGGCGTTGCGATTGTCAGCTTTTCCAATCGCATGTTTTATCAGAAGGCCATTGCTGCCTGGCGGGAGAATAGTGAGGCCGGTCGGGTGGAGCTGGTGAAGCGTTATTTCAATTCTGTGCCTGGCTTTGGCACACCTGACGTGATCGCTCGCCCTGCTAACCTGCCGATGTTTTTGCAACTGATGGGGTTTCCCTCGACGGATCCCTTCTATGCGGTAGTCGCTGAACGCCTAGAGTCTTCGGCTTAA
- a CDS encoding plasmid pRiA4b ORF-3 family protein, translated as MTSHTLYRFRVELVDSDPPIWRRFQIPAQASLVQLHSVIQVVMGWSDSQPHCFVLPGAGDLQDEQLPLWQVLAHGSYRLLYWYAPQEGWLHRLILESYTRSNSPAPICLEGECACPPEGSGGIWGYEEVLERLDDNHDPAYLELWDRLGSDFDPDWFDLAAVNRRLQAIGRVS; from the coding sequence ATGACGTCCCATACCCTGTATCGCTTCCGGGTGGAATTAGTCGATAGTGATCCCCCGATTTGGCGGCGGTTTCAGATCCCAGCCCAGGCCTCGTTGGTTCAGCTACACTCAGTGATACAAGTCGTCATGGGCTGGAGCGATAGCCAGCCCCACTGCTTTGTGCTTCCAGGGGCAGGAGATCTTCAGGATGAGCAGTTGCCCCTATGGCAGGTGCTGGCCCATGGCAGCTACCGCCTACTCTACTGGTATGCCCCCCAAGAAGGGTGGTTACACCGACTGATCTTAGAGAGCTACACCCGGTCGAACTCCCCCGCGCCTATATGCTTAGAGGGCGAATGTGCCTGCCCGCCAGAGGGCAGTGGTGGTATCTGGGGATATGAGGAAGTGCTGGAACGGCTAGACGATAACCACGACCCTGCTTACCTGGAGCTTTGGGACCGTCTGGGCAGTGACTTCGATCCAGACTGGTTTGACCTTGCCGCCGTCAATCGGCGACTTCAGGCTATCGGGCGAGTCTCGTGA
- a CDS encoding LCP family protein has protein sequence MPTRYSPAPRKPSKPFRIPRWVGISVALLGVASVSATAGALLAISLSSQPLMQAELSAAEADIFGQGEPISTGGKLRLPRLTRPVNILVLGLKVLSSDVTNPPPEVEDLGYHALVNSFEGLSDTMLLVRFNPHTEQLVVLSIPRDTRARVQGQLTKLNEANREGGPALAARSISNMLGGVAIDRYVRINVQGVEKLVDALGGVTVNVPKDMKYQDDSQHLYINLKAGEQRLDGDQAMQFLRFRYDEKGDIGRIQRQQMLMRAIVEQALNPATIGRLPNILSVIQSHVDTNLSVEELLALVGFAAQTNASGVQMLMLPGDFSSPNQFNLSYWLPNYAAIDEMIDQYFGFGVQPAVSSEPASLRIAIQDSTGDAVAVQSLIDTLNDSGYYNVYSDRAWHDPLPITRIVAQRGDLASAEMIHRFLGVGEVRVESTGDLQSDITIRLGNDWLLEHGDQL, from the coding sequence GTGCCCACCCGCTATTCCCCTGCTCCGCGAAAGCCCTCCAAACCGTTTCGCATCCCCCGTTGGGTCGGTATCAGTGTAGCCCTCCTCGGTGTTGCCAGTGTGTCAGCTACCGCCGGAGCGCTGTTGGCCATTTCGTTGTCCAGCCAGCCGCTGATGCAGGCAGAGCTAAGTGCTGCAGAGGCCGATATCTTTGGCCAAGGTGAGCCAATTTCCACCGGAGGGAAGCTACGCCTACCTCGCCTCACTCGCCCGGTGAATATTCTGGTGTTGGGGCTGAAGGTGCTGAGTAGCGACGTCACCAATCCGCCTCCTGAAGTAGAAGATTTAGGGTATCACGCCCTAGTCAACTCCTTCGAAGGCCTATCCGATACGATGTTGCTGGTCCGGTTCAACCCCCATACAGAGCAACTGGTGGTGCTCTCTATTCCTCGAGATACTCGGGCTCGAGTGCAAGGACAACTGACCAAGCTGAATGAAGCTAACCGGGAGGGCGGGCCAGCTCTGGCGGCTCGTTCCATTAGCAATATGCTGGGTGGCGTCGCCATCGATCGCTACGTGCGGATCAATGTGCAAGGGGTTGAGAAACTGGTTGATGCCCTAGGAGGGGTCACAGTGAATGTCCCGAAAGACATGAAATACCAAGACGACAGCCAGCACCTTTACATCAATCTCAAGGCGGGAGAACAGCGCCTCGATGGAGATCAGGCCATGCAGTTCCTGCGATTTCGCTACGACGAGAAGGGAGACATTGGCCGGATTCAGCGGCAGCAGATGTTAATGCGGGCTATCGTTGAGCAAGCCCTCAACCCCGCCACCATCGGTCGCCTGCCGAATATTCTCTCAGTGATTCAGTCCCACGTTGACACTAACCTCAGTGTGGAAGAGTTACTGGCTTTAGTAGGGTTTGCGGCTCAGACCAATGCCTCTGGGGTACAGATGCTGATGCTGCCCGGAGACTTTAGCTCCCCGAATCAATTTAACCTGAGCTATTGGTTGCCGAATTATGCGGCTATCGATGAGATGATAGATCAGTATTTCGGCTTTGGTGTCCAGCCAGCGGTCAGCAGTGAGCCCGCTTCTCTACGGATTGCCATTCAAGACAGCACTGGTGATGCCGTGGCGGTGCAATCGCTGATTGACACCCTCAATGACAGTGGTTACTACAACGTTTATTCCGATCGAGCCTGGCATGACCCCTTACCCATCACCCGCATTGTGGCCCAGCGAGGAGACTTAGCCAGCGCCGAAATGATCCATCGGTTTCTAGGAGTCGGGGAAGTGCGGGTGGAGAGTACCGGTGATTTGCAGTCAGACATTACCATTCGCCTCGGCAATGACTGGTTACTAGAACATGGTGATCAACTCTAG
- a CDS encoding gamma-glutamylcyclotransferase family protein has product MLQPSVYVFVYGTLKPGELAYDKICRPQVLTVDAAAVPGRLYHLPQGYPAITTEPGWVQGYRLGFPDATILTVLDEFEDCYPNRPEDSLYHRVAETVLTPDRHPLGTAWLYRMAPERVRQLQGRWLPQGCWSASRLS; this is encoded by the coding sequence ATGTTGCAACCATCTGTGTATGTCTTTGTCTATGGCACCCTGAAACCAGGGGAGCTAGCCTATGACAAGATATGTCGGCCCCAGGTGCTAACGGTCGACGCCGCTGCAGTCCCGGGTCGGCTCTATCACCTGCCCCAGGGATATCCGGCCATAACTACGGAACCGGGCTGGGTTCAGGGGTATCGACTGGGGTTTCCCGACGCCACCATCCTCACCGTCCTGGATGAGTTCGAGGACTGTTATCCCAATCGCCCTGAGGATAGTCTGTATCATCGAGTGGCAGAAACGGTACTGACTCCAGATCGACATCCCCTAGGCACCGCCTGGCTCTATCGCATGGCCCCAGAGCGCGTCAGGCAATTGCAGGGTCGTTGGTTGCCCCAAGGGTGCTGGAGTGCTAGTCGCCTGAGTTAA
- the leuS gene encoding leucine--tRNA ligase, which produces MESRYNPAAIETKWQRVWADQGLDRADEDPTKPKYYALSMFPYPSGNLHMGHVRNYTITDVISRVRRMQGCRVLHPMGWDAFGLPAENAAIDRGIPPGQWTYQNIAQMKQQLKHLGLSYDWNREVATCAPDYYRWTQWIFLQFYGAGLAYQQEAAVNWDPVDQTVLANEQVDSDGRSWRSGAKVERKLLRQWFLKITDYAEELLQDLDKLPGWPERVKTMQANWIGKSTGAEVIFVADTGDEISVFTTRPDTLWGATFMVLSPEHPLLAKLTTPAQAEAVKTYQQQAAAKSDMDRLADDKEKTGVWTGSYATNPVNGEKVPIWIADYVLMGYGTGAIMAVPAHDQRDFEFARQFGLSVKVVVQPDDQPLDGETMTAAWPHDGRMVNSGPLDGVPAGKGDGESVTTAIQWLEANGKGQGQVNYRLRDWLISRQRYWGVPIPMVHCPDCGTVPVPEEQLPVCLPESVAFSGRGPSPLATLEDWVNVPCPTCGALAQRETDTMDTFIDSSWYFLRYADARNQERVFASTKVNDWLPVDQYVGGIEHAILHLLYSRFFTKVLRDRGLLNFDEPFQRLLTQGMVQGLTYMNPNKAGKDKWVPAHLVKDPDNPLDPDTGDPLERLYATMSKSKGNGVAPGDVLAKYGADTARMFILFKAPPEKDLEWDDADVEGQYRFLNRVWRLFTEFIDERDTASPWQVTVPPAAELSKPEKELRRAIHTAIKEISADIEGDYQFNTAVSELMKLSNALNDAPCKESPVYAEGMQTLLLLLAPFAPHIADELWHQLGHDESVHRQPWPQVDETALVADEITLVIQIMGKTRGTIEVPAESDQAALEQYARESEVAQRYLDGQTVKKVIVVPGKLVNFVVAK; this is translated from the coding sequence ATAGAGTCGCGATACAATCCTGCTGCTATTGAAACGAAATGGCAGCGAGTCTGGGCCGACCAAGGACTGGATCGGGCCGACGAGGACCCGACTAAACCTAAATACTATGCTCTGTCCATGTTTCCCTATCCCTCGGGTAACCTGCACATGGGCCACGTGCGCAACTATACCATCACCGATGTGATCAGTCGGGTGCGCCGCATGCAGGGCTGCCGAGTGCTGCATCCCATGGGGTGGGATGCGTTTGGATTGCCGGCTGAAAATGCGGCCATTGATCGGGGGATTCCGCCTGGGCAATGGACGTATCAAAACATTGCCCAGATGAAGCAGCAGCTGAAGCACCTAGGGCTCTCCTATGATTGGAACCGGGAAGTGGCCACCTGTGCTCCTGACTATTATCGCTGGACTCAGTGGATTTTCCTGCAGTTCTATGGAGCTGGCTTAGCCTATCAACAAGAAGCCGCGGTGAATTGGGATCCTGTGGATCAGACCGTTCTAGCCAATGAGCAGGTGGATAGCGACGGCCGCTCCTGGCGGTCTGGGGCCAAGGTTGAGCGCAAACTGTTGCGTCAGTGGTTCTTGAAAATCACCGATTACGCCGAAGAGTTACTCCAAGATCTCGATAAACTCCCCGGTTGGCCAGAGCGGGTTAAAACCATGCAAGCCAATTGGATTGGCAAATCGACTGGGGCTGAGGTGATCTTTGTGGCCGACACGGGAGATGAGATATCGGTGTTTACCACCCGCCCGGATACCCTCTGGGGGGCCACCTTCATGGTGCTCTCACCGGAACATCCCTTGCTGGCAAAGCTGACGACGCCCGCACAGGCAGAAGCCGTCAAGACTTACCAGCAGCAGGCAGCAGCCAAGAGTGATATGGATCGCCTGGCCGATGACAAGGAGAAAACCGGGGTCTGGACCGGTAGCTATGCTACTAATCCAGTCAATGGGGAAAAGGTGCCGATTTGGATCGCTGACTATGTATTGATGGGCTACGGCACGGGAGCCATCATGGCAGTGCCGGCCCATGATCAACGCGATTTCGAATTTGCCCGTCAGTTTGGGCTATCGGTGAAGGTAGTTGTACAGCCCGATGACCAGCCTCTGGATGGGGAGACAATGACCGCAGCCTGGCCCCACGATGGCAGGATGGTCAATTCTGGTCCCTTGGATGGCGTTCCTGCCGGAAAAGGCGATGGAGAGAGTGTAACTACGGCTATCCAATGGTTAGAGGCGAACGGCAAGGGGCAGGGGCAGGTCAACTATCGATTGCGAGACTGGTTGATTTCTCGTCAACGCTATTGGGGCGTGCCCATTCCCATGGTGCACTGCCCTGACTGTGGCACGGTGCCGGTGCCGGAGGAGCAGTTGCCTGTGTGCTTGCCAGAGAGTGTCGCCTTTTCTGGAAGAGGCCCTTCGCCGCTGGCTACTCTAGAAGACTGGGTCAACGTGCCTTGTCCCACCTGTGGTGCCTTAGCCCAGCGGGAAACTGACACCATGGATACGTTTATTGATTCTTCTTGGTACTTTTTGCGCTATGCCGATGCCCGCAACCAGGAGCGGGTCTTTGCATCGACCAAAGTCAACGACTGGCTACCCGTCGATCAATATGTAGGCGGCATCGAGCACGCCATTTTGCACCTGCTCTACTCTCGTTTCTTTACCAAGGTCTTGCGGGATCGAGGCTTGCTCAATTTTGACGAGCCCTTCCAGCGGCTACTGACCCAGGGTATGGTGCAGGGATTAACCTACATGAACCCCAACAAGGCAGGCAAGGATAAGTGGGTGCCAGCTCACTTAGTCAAGGATCCTGATAATCCTCTCGACCCAGACACTGGAGACCCCCTGGAAAGGCTCTATGCCACCATGTCGAAATCTAAGGGCAATGGGGTAGCTCCTGGGGATGTCTTGGCCAAGTATGGAGCCGATACAGCCCGCATGTTTATTCTCTTTAAGGCTCCCCCTGAGAAAGACTTGGAGTGGGACGATGCCGATGTGGAGGGGCAATACCGATTTCTGAATCGGGTCTGGCGGCTATTCACTGAGTTCATTGACGAGCGTGACACGGCGTCCCCTTGGCAAGTCACTGTGCCACCAGCCGCAGAGTTATCTAAACCTGAGAAAGAGTTGCGCCGCGCCATTCACACAGCTATTAAGGAGATCAGCGCCGACATTGAAGGGGATTATCAGTTCAATACGGCTGTCTCGGAGCTGATGAAGCTTAGCAATGCCCTCAATGATGCCCCCTGCAAAGAGTCGCCGGTGTATGCCGAGGGGATGCAGACTTTGCTGTTGTTGCTGGCTCCCTTTGCCCCCCATATTGCTGATGAACTGTGGCATCAACTGGGTCATGACGAGTCAGTTCATCGGCAACCTTGGCCTCAGGTAGATGAGACAGCCCTGGTCGCTGATGAAATTACCCTGGTGATTCAAATCATGGGGAAAACTCGGGGCACGATTGAGGTCCCCGCCGAGTCTGATCAGGCGGCCTTAGAGCAATATGCCCGGGAATCAGAGGTAGCCCAGCGCTATCTGGATGGACAAACCGTGAAAAAGGTAATCGTGGTGCCAGGGAAGCTGGTGAATTTTGTCGTGGCTAAGTAG
- a CDS encoding cupin domain-containing protein → MASSLYCLSAQPVIELNQEFPRIQVHTWWHHSLELFAPGTHVGFVYQGQPHLHRAAQNDDYRLQPGMYFSLPGSGHIDGAASAGMVITLLRYQGMFMVGGPLESCGRLAYINGGTSSLLIPPICRGDPCLHGMYLPGGIEQTLHTHPSYRVGLVVTGGGSLTTPQQHLPLQPGTLFVIPAHDQHRFCTDDTGLIVVVLHPDSPTGFTHQENPMMTRTLVDGRSATELPQLHTSIE, encoded by the coding sequence ATGGCCTCCAGCCTGTATTGTCTGTCCGCCCAGCCCGTCATCGAGCTCAACCAAGAGTTCCCTCGAATTCAGGTGCACACCTGGTGGCACCATTCCCTAGAGCTATTTGCCCCGGGCACCCACGTTGGCTTCGTCTATCAGGGACAACCTCACCTGCATCGAGCCGCCCAAAACGACGACTATCGGTTGCAGCCCGGCATGTACTTTTCTCTGCCGGGTAGCGGTCACATTGACGGAGCGGCCTCCGCTGGCATGGTAATCACCCTTCTACGTTACCAGGGGATGTTTATGGTGGGCGGTCCTTTAGAAAGCTGCGGTCGTCTCGCCTATATCAACGGCGGTACCAGCAGCCTGCTGATCCCGCCCATTTGCCGCGGGGATCCCTGCCTGCACGGCATGTACTTACCCGGGGGAATTGAGCAAACCCTTCATACCCACCCCAGCTATCGGGTCGGATTAGTGGTGACAGGTGGCGGTAGCCTCACGACTCCGCAACAGCACCTTCCCCTGCAACCGGGCACCCTATTTGTCATTCCCGCCCATGACCAGCACCGCTTCTGCACCGATGACACGGGGCTAATCGTGGTGGTGTTGCATCCCGACAGTCCCACGGGCTTTACCCATCAAGAGAATCCCATGATGACTCGAACCCTCGTCGATGGCAGGAGTGCTACCGAATTACCTCAGCTCCACACCTCTATTGAATAA